AACCGCATCCCGTGCACCGGTCCGAGTCCTTGACCGCGGGATAGCCGTCTTCACCCATGGCGATGCATTCTCGAGGACAAAATGCGGCGCAGATGCCGCATCCTTTGCACCAGCCCAAAAAAATGGCGATATCAAAAAACCGCTTGGGCTTTTCCCGCTCCTCAGCTTCGGACGTTGCCACCTCGGAGGCTTCGAGTTCCTGAGGCTTTGCTGTCGTGGGCTCCTGCACCGCCTGCGATGCCTTAGTTTTGCGTTGCTTGCTTGATTCTGTGTTTTCCGCCATGTTCGCCTATCCCTTAAGAAAATGGACAGTGAATGAAAACAATCTCAGGCTTTCACATAGTCGATCATGAAGAAGTTTTCAACGACCTTTGGCGCTTTCCAGCCATAGGCGTGCCACAGAAATGAAGCCATCACGGTCCATTCCAAGCCGTTCAAGCACAAGGCTCAGTCGTGGCTCATCTTCCATAAAAGCCGACCATGATTCCAGGCCTTCGGCCACTCGGGCCAAAGTGTCGGCCGCAAAGACGAGCCCCGCCGTCGGCCCCTCACTTTTCTCCGGCCGGTGGTGCCATCGAATCGTATCCACAATCATGTCGGGAAGTTCCCACCGCTCGGCAAGAAGGGATCCCACCTCGGCGTGATCCGCTCCCAACACCTCCCATTCGGTGTCCACCAGAGTCATGTTCGAAACGGCCAGGCGGTCTTCCACGGCCCGAGCCGCTTCCGCGTCCAGTTGAGCCAGGACGAGCTTGCCGATATCGTGGAGCAGTCCAAGCGTCCAGGCCTCGCTCCTGTCCAGTCCCAGAACCGCATGAACGGCCAGGTGTTGGGCGCAGTCCGCCACGTGGAGCACGTGCCGACGGGCTCCTCTGAGCCACAGCCTGGCGCCGTCGCCGGAAAAACGGGCCATGAGCCTGTAAAGGTAAGCGGCCATGACAATCCCGCATACCGTGGGCCATCCCAACAGGCGCACTGCGTGTTCGATGGACGTCACTTCCACGGGAAGGGAATAATAGGGGGAATTGCACAGATGCAGGGTCTGGGCTCCAAGTCCCGGATCTTCGGCGACCGCGCGGGCCAACGCCTTGGGGTCCGTGTCGGGCTTGTGCATCATGTCCATGACGCGAAAGGCCGTGTCCGGAAGCATAGGCACCCCCTCAAGAAGGTTCGAGAGGGTGGCGGGGTCTATCCGAGTGACGCTCTTAGCCATGAAAGCGACTTCATGAATCTGGAGTGATCCAGGGTTTAAGGTCCAGGATGGGTGTTCCGTCGAACATGTCGATGCCCTTGACCCGCAGCGTGCATCCCTGAACATCCAGCACCTCCACCACAGAAAGCCCGATGGGATTGGGGCGTCGAGGCGAGCAGATGCTGAAGACGCCCAAATGTTCATTTCGATGTGGCGGTTTTTGAATCAGGTCGTGGGGCGAAAAGGGTTGACTTTTATGAAAGTGAAAAAGAACAATAATTTTCTGGCCGGGTCGAATGTCCTTGAGGCCGTCGCGGTAAGCCTCGTCGATGACGAGTGTTCCTTCCACATCGGAGACAGTCCAGTGACGCGGCACGGTCGCCGCTTCGGTGCGCACGATCCCAATGGGTTTCAATAGGATGTGAGTCATGAGAGCGAGAGGTCCTTTTCCAAAGCGTCACGGTTGAGCACCACATCGCCGAGGGTTCGAAAATGGGGCATGAGAAGGGTCAGGGGGTGTTCCGTGAGCTTTCCGTCGGCGGCAATGTAGCGGTCGTTGATTTCCGAGCATAAAATGCGCCCGACAAGCAGCACGTAGCGCTCGTCGGCAAGTTCCCGTTCCAGTGTCGCTTCGATCCACCCGATGGCCGCCGCCACGCGCGGCGGGGCCACCCGTTTGGCCGGCGTAGTTTCAAGGCCCACTTTGTCCAGTTCGTTCACGCCGGGAGGATAAGGTCGAGCCGTTCGCATGGCTTCTCGAAAGGACGGCCTGCCGATGACGTTCACGACAAACTGGCTGGTTTCTCGAATGTTGCGCAAAGTGTCTCGAGGCAATGCAGAAGCCACGGCAATCAAAGGCAAAGGCCGAAGAATGGGCATCACACAACTGTATGGTGCTGCGTTGGGGGTGCCGTTCTTGTCCACGGTGGTCACCACCGTGACGGGAAGCGGGAAAAAGCGCTTGAACATTTCGGGAGCCAGTTCCACGGGGAGGACCTCCTTGCTGTGGGCAAAAGAGTTGATGCACACGAAAGCATCCGCTGACCATGACTGTTCCTAATCGTTTTTGATTGCGGAGGCAACAATGGATTCCAGGGCTCGAGAAGATTTGTTGGGCATCTTTCGTGCCGCGTTGGCCGCCGTCGACCCGGAAGAGGCCGTGCGGCGCCATGTGCGCCGGTCCGGAACGGACCTTATCATCGGGGACCTGGTCTTGGATTTATCACGGTTTGACAAGGTTTTCGTGTTGGGAGCCGGCAAAGGCACGGCCCCCATGGCCAAGGCGTTGGAAGAGGTGCTGGGCGATTTTCTGAGCGAAGGCGCCATCGTGGTCAAAACGGGCCACGGCTTGCCCCTTCAAAAGGTGCGGGTGTTGGAAGCGGCCCATCCCGTGCCCGATGCACAGGGCGTGGAGGCCACCAAGGAATTGCTGCGCCTGGCCGATCACGCTGGAGAAAGGGACCTGGTTCTGGTGGCCGTCTCGGGAGGCGGTAGTGCCCTGACGCCGGCCCCCGTAGCGCCGCTCACTCTGGAACACAAGCAGAAGACCACAGAGCTTTTGTTGAGCGTAGGAGCCACCATTCAGGAAATCAACGCCGTGCGCAAGCATTTGTCACAGTTCAAGGGCGGGGGCCTCGCCCGTGCTGCGGCCCCCGCTCAGGTGGTGACGCTCATCGTTTCCGATGTCATCGGCGATCCTTTGGATGTCATCGCATCCGGACCGACGGCGCCGGATTCTTCGACCTACCGCGATGCCATGAACGTCATTGAACGCTACCATCTTCAGGACAAAATCCCCGCCTGCGTTATCCAGGTCCTCCGCGAAGGGCTTGAAGGCCGTCGCCCGGAAACACCTAAATCTGAGGATGCCGTGTTTCGCAGGGTTTCGCACGTTCTCGTAGCCAACAATGCGACGGCGATGACGGCGGCGGCTCAGGAAGCACGGCAACGAGGGTACCACGTGCTGGTGCTTACCTCATGCCTTGAAGGGGAAGCTCGAGAAGTGGCCAAAGTCATTGCGGCCGTCGCTAAGGAAGTCGTCGTCTCTGGAAGGCCCGTTCCTTTGCCGGCATGCCTTCTTTTAGGTGGAGAAACCACCGTCACCCTTGGCCCTTCACCGGGAAAGGGAGGACGCAACCAAGAACTTGCTTTGGCCGCCGCCCTGGCCCTGGACGGGTGGCCTCAAGTGACCGTGTTGAGCGCGGGCACGGACGGCACGGACGGTCCCACGGATGCGGCGGGAGCCTTTGCGGATGGGACCACAGTGGTGCGTTCAGCCGGCCTGGGATGGAAGGTTCAGGATACCCTCGACGGCCACAATGCCTATCCGCTCTTCGAGGCCCTGGGAGATCTTGTCATAACCGGCCCCACGCGCACCAATGTCATGGACTTGATTGGAGTGCTGATTGCATGATGAGACAAAGACGGACCAAGATCGTCTGTACCATCGGACCGGCGAGCCAAAGCAAGGATGTGCTTCGAGAGCTCGTGCGCGCCGGAATGGATGTGGCTCGCATCAACCTGTCCCACGGAGACCATGAAAGCCATGCCCTGACCATTCGAGCCCTTAGGGATGTGGCGGCAGAGGAAGGTAAGGACATCGGTATTCTTCAGGATCTTGGCGGTCCAAAGATTCGGCTGGGACAAGTGCCTGAAGGGGAAAGGGTTTTGGCGGTGGGTGAGGTGGTTCGGCTGATTCCCGGACAGATCGGGAGCGGCGCGGACCTGGCCGTGCAGTATCCGTACCTCCTGGAAGATGTTGCCGTGGGCGAGCGAATCCTTCTGGCCGATGGGTTGGTGGAACTGCAGGTCACGGCCAAGGACCGCGATGCTCTTCAGTGCCGAGTGGTGGTAGGCGGGGTGATCCATTCCCACAAGGGGGTCAATTTGCCGTCCAGCAGTCTGCGCATTCCCTCCTTTACGGAAAAGGACAGACAAGACCTATTGTTCGGTCTGGAACATGGCGTGGACTTCGTCGGCCTTTCCTTCATTCGGCATGAAAGGGATGTGGCGCCTGTTCGGGAGATGCTGCAGACCGTCGACCCCAAACCCATGGTCATCGCCAAGATTGAAAAACCGCAGGCCTTGGATCGCCTGGATGCGATTCTAGACAGTGTCGATGGCGTCATGGTGGCTCGAGGGGACCTGGGGGTGGAAACCCCGTTGTACGAAGTGCCGGTCATTCAAAAAAAGATCATCCAAGCCGCCCGAGATCGCGCCAAGCCCGTGATCACCGCCACTCAGATGCTACGTTCCATGATTTCCAGCCCTCGGCCCACGCGAGCGGAAACCACCGACGTGGCCAACGCCGTTTTGGACGGCACCGATGCGGTCATGCTATCGGAAGAAACGGCCATGGGTTCCTACCCCGTGGAAGCCGTACGCATGCTGGATCGCATTGCCGTGACTGCAGAAAAATATATGTTTGATACCACCCATCACATTGGCCTGACGTCGGCGGCCTTGCCGGGCATGTCCGCCGCCATCAGCGAAGCCGTTTTGAGCCTCGCCAATGCGCTACCCACGGCCGCCATCATTGCCTCCACCGCTTCCGGACAAACAGCTCGGTTGGTCAGTCGCCTTCGGCCTCGAACGCCCATTGTGGGCTTTACACATGCACCGGCCACCGTGCGCCAACTGTGCCTTTCCTGGGGTGTGTATCCCGTGTTGGTGCCTCGATGCGATGACACGGACACTCTGTTTGCCATGGCCAGGCAATGGGCCATGGACCACGGTGTGGCTCGCCGTGGAGACGTCCTGGTCTTAACGGCCGGCGTGCCTGTGGGGCAAAGCGGCACCACCAACATGGTCAAAGTCATCGAGCTGTAGGGGACGGTTTGGACAAAATGACGTAGGGCATGAGCAACCAAGACGACGAGCCAACAAAAAAGGGGCGGATTTCCTTGCCGCAAAGGAAACGCGCCCCCGAAAGAACAGGCGGTGCTCAGGCCAATGGGCAGGAAACCTAATATTTTTCAGGCCTGCGTCACTTTGGCGAGGATTTCCAGATTTTTCTGCATCCGCTTCTGATCGGCCTTGCGGTTTTCCTTGTTGGGCTTGTCCTTTCTTTTCCGAATGAGCCGGGTCTTATAGGTCTTGGACGGCATGACGTTCTCCCTTGTTTCGCCCTCTTTTGCAGCCTTCATGGGCCGGCCGACAAACGCTTAGGCCGACATTCTCCAAAACAAAGGGTTAGCTCGTTGAGCTAACCCTTATCATTCCTGGT
The sequence above is a segment of the Desulfosoma caldarium genome. Coding sequences within it:
- a CDS encoding glycerate kinase type-2 family protein, translated to MDSRAREDLLGIFRAALAAVDPEEAVRRHVRRSGTDLIIGDLVLDLSRFDKVFVLGAGKGTAPMAKALEEVLGDFLSEGAIVVKTGHGLPLQKVRVLEAAHPVPDAQGVEATKELLRLADHAGERDLVLVAVSGGGSALTPAPVAPLTLEHKQKTTELLLSVGATIQEINAVRKHLSQFKGGGLARAAAPAQVVTLIVSDVIGDPLDVIASGPTAPDSSTYRDAMNVIERYHLQDKIPACVIQVLREGLEGRRPETPKSEDAVFRRVSHVLVANNATAMTAAAQEARQRGYHVLVLTSCLEGEAREVAKVIAAVAKEVVVSGRPVPLPACLLLGGETTVTLGPSPGKGGRNQELALAAALALDGWPQVTVLSAGTDGTDGPTDAAGAFADGTTVVRSAGLGWKVQDTLDGHNAYPLFEALGDLVITGPTRTNVMDLIGVLIA
- a CDS encoding flavin reductase family protein, translated to MELAPEMFKRFFPLPVTVVTTVDKNGTPNAAPYSCVMPILRPLPLIAVASALPRDTLRNIRETSQFVVNVIGRPSFREAMRTARPYPPGVNELDKVGLETTPAKRVAPPRVAAAIGWIEATLERELADERYVLLVGRILCSEINDRYIAADGKLTEHPLTLLMPHFRTLGDVVLNRDALEKDLSLS
- the pyk gene encoding pyruvate kinase; its protein translation is MMRQRRTKIVCTIGPASQSKDVLRELVRAGMDVARINLSHGDHESHALTIRALRDVAAEEGKDIGILQDLGGPKIRLGQVPEGERVLAVGEVVRLIPGQIGSGADLAVQYPYLLEDVAVGERILLADGLVELQVTAKDRDALQCRVVVGGVIHSHKGVNLPSSSLRIPSFTEKDRQDLLFGLEHGVDFVGLSFIRHERDVAPVREMLQTVDPKPMVIAKIEKPQALDRLDAILDSVDGVMVARGDLGVETPLYEVPVIQKKIIQAARDRAKPVITATQMLRSMISSPRPTRAETTDVANAVLDGTDAVMLSEETAMGSYPVEAVRMLDRIAVTAEKYMFDTTHHIGLTSAALPGMSAAISEAVLSLANALPTAAIIASTASGQTARLVSRLRPRTPIVGFTHAPATVRQLCLSWGVYPVLVPRCDDTDTLFAMARQWAMDHGVARRGDVLVLTAGVPVGQSGTTNMVKVIEL
- a CDS encoding HDOD domain-containing protein, with the translated sequence MLPDTAFRVMDMMHKPDTDPKALARAVAEDPGLGAQTLHLCNSPYYSLPVEVTSIEHAVRLLGWPTVCGIVMAAYLYRLMARFSGDGARLWLRGARRHVLHVADCAQHLAVHAVLGLDRSEAWTLGLLHDIGKLVLAQLDAEAARAVEDRLAVSNMTLVDTEWEVLGADHAEVGSLLAERWELPDMIVDTIRWHHRPEKSEGPTAGLVFAADTLARVAEGLESWSAFMEDEPRLSLVLERLGMDRDGFISVARLWLESAKGR
- a CDS encoding 4Fe-4S dicluster domain-containing protein translates to MAENTESSKQRKTKASQAVQEPTTAKPQELEASEVATSEAEEREKPKRFFDIAIFLGWCKGCGICAAFCPRECIAMGEDGYPAVKDSDRCTGCGFCEIHCPDFAISVRARKKVSSHED
- the tsaA gene encoding tRNA (N6-threonylcarbamoyladenosine(37)-N6)-methyltransferase TrmO translates to MTHILLKPIGIVRTEAATVPRHWTVSDVEGTLVIDEAYRDGLKDIRPGQKIIVLFHFHKSQPFSPHDLIQKPPHRNEHLGVFSICSPRRPNPIGLSVVEVLDVQGCTLRVKGIDMFDGTPILDLKPWITPDS